The Bicyclus anynana chromosome 9, ilBicAnyn1.1, whole genome shotgun sequence DNA window atgacgtttttcacgcagtagtcgttttcacgtttgctgtcaattgtcatgccATAGTTGCTGTAGATATAACTCAAATACtaggattttaattttatttatttctttttatttagttagatttattcacataattagatttcaataaaatccttgtatttttaaaattttaatgatacggggtacaagagtggacatgaaatggaccatctcctttctcaAACAATACAGATATAAGGCACTTGTGTATTTATTACAGCTAAAGGCTTGTGCTCTATATGACAGGCTACaccattttttaacatttatacaACGACTTTATAACCAATCAATTTAGCTTTAATATGCAAATActcaagaaattaaaaagtttcacAAATGTTAAGTTAGACTTAGTGTAACTATCcatcaaaaaaaattatcccATAAGTTCAATGTCTATTTTCATGAATTCATAggatagatttatttttttagcataaggatatttttagttttatgataaaaatacttCAGGTAAAAGTTGAATCATCTATCTACAAGCAATTTCTTAACATTTAGTTAAGAAATTGCTTGTAGATAGATTAGATAGACCAATTTGTCAGAGAAAGCTATTCTATAAGTgaatgattaattttatttaattaaatgtatagaTTTTTACTGAATAATACAAAATGTGATTTGCTTAGAGTAAATATTCTTTCCAGAGACCCATAGAAAATTATCTGCCTGTTTTGCCGTTTTGTATTTCAAATAGCAACAAGACAAGACAAttagtaataaacaaatatccCTGGTAAACGTGTGTGTGTTACTGgcaaatgatatttatttataaaaataatgactatTTAGTGAGTAATATACAATGAGGTAACGGTTACATAAACTCTGTACATTTGCAAATTTCCAAGCACATGTGTAAGTAATAGGATATTCGTAACTctgaaaacttaatttttaccAACATTATTAGTAGTAAAATCATATACCAATATATGGTATTTGCCATGCATAgacagtttatttattaaattaaatattcaaggTTTCTTTCTAAAATTATGGTAAACCCGTTGGTTCACCAAGATTCACACCTGACAAACACCAAGATAAAAGACGAAACCCCAAGaattttagcgttccggtacgatgacgcgTACTAAACTATTCAAGAGTGTACAGTAAAGTAACAATTTCTTCTTCCAAATTGCGACACGATCCTAgacattgcatcatcattttacATCAAACAAAATTTTTGGAAATACGCAAATGGCACAGAAACCGGCACACAGCTTATATCTCGGTGTAGTAGGTGGGCCTGTTGATGAGCAGCAGCTCGAACACATTGGGGAACACGTACGTGGTGTTGAAGCCGATGAGTCCGTACGTGAAGTACTTGTAGCTGCACTCCACGATGATCTTGTTCTTGTTGTCGAGGCTGTTTGCGGAGTTCCGCAGCTCGTTCTTGTCGCGGCCGAGCAGTGCGCACACGAAGGCGTACGACACCGACTTGGCGATCGCCCTGGTGGCCAGCACGCCGCAGAAGCCCAGGATGGTCCTCAGCAGCGAGGTGCCGAACATCTCGACGGAGGGCCAGATGATCTCGTAGGGCGGGTCGGCGCTGCTGGCGACCATGTTGCCGAGCTGGTAGTTGGTCCACGCGCCGGTGAGGATGCCGGCGCACACGCTCACTATCATGGTGGTGTCGCCCCTGTAACGATACCATGAAGGTTGTAGTGACATCACTAAATATGTGTTTATCTCAACAACTGACAGTTTGCCTATATTAGGAACGACATTTCAACAATGGCGCTGCTCTCTACGGTTGCTCATTGAACTTGGAACTTTGGCCTGTTACTTGGAACTTCATACTTACGCCTACGCCTTTCAAGTTTCAATCAACTGTATTATTAAGAAACgcattaaaaataaagcttCAAGCTTATTTGTGTTGCAAGGAGACAAAATTACTTTATGCACATCACAAGAGAGATACAACGATTAATAATTAATGCATAGCATTTAAACtgccacaatatttttttaaagacatcATCATCGCCAGCCGGTCCACCGCCGGTATCAGCGCCACCAGCAGGAGCTAGTCACCTGGTAGGAGTCCACTTGTCAGACTGCGGGTGGTACACTATGACGAGCACGGAGCTGGCGAGCACCAGCAGCGGCGACAGCTGCGAGGTCAGCAGGAAGCTGTCCAGCCGGTCCACCGCCGGTATCAGCACCACCAGCAGGAGCGAGGATAGCAGCAGGCCGGCTGCTATGTCCTGCAATCGTGATTGATgtacacattttatttatttatttttacaacactgtttaaaaaaatacttgttacAAACAAATACGTTCAAAACCGGTCTCGGTTGGTGCGAGCGTGATGTATGGATATCACATACTTGTACTCCCAAATTAAAACCACCCACAAGAGTTCAGTACTGGTAGCGGTCCGTGGTGTACAGCAGCACGGAGACACAAGGCAGTTCTCACCAGCACACTGTGCATGCCGAGGTAGACCCTGCTGAGGCAGATGAGCGCGCACCACGCCACGGCCAGCAGCGCGCCCCAGTGCGCGGGGTACTGGTAGCGGTCCATGGTGTACAGCAGCACGGAGAAGGGGATGGACACGCCCACCATGGCGTGCGTGGACGGCATGCCGTACTCGATGGCCCATTTTTGCTGGAGCTTTTGTACCGGAAAGCCGGGCCGCGGCCAACGGATTATATCTTTGAAGCCCTGCCCTGGAAAGAAACCAATACTAGATGAATGCAAAATTATCTTTAtcttcaacatcatcatcatcatcagcccatggacgtccacagctggacataagcTTCTTCTAAAGACTGCTAACTCTACGGTTTTGGGACGCAGACTTTctagatatattttaatatttgtcgtcTTTTCATGCATCTTAGCACCAAAATTATTGGACATAGAACATGCCCACGAATAATCTACGTACAGCATTTGGTATATTTGACGCTGACTTGGTCCAATTGAAAATTAGGGCATTGATCAACTTGTAATGGAATAAAAAGTGAACGTTTTCGCCACCAGCTAGATGATCCGCACAATAGGCTGCGTCCTTATTACTACTAAACTTCTTTGTAGGTCAACCGCCGGAATTGGCTCTATGCCTATTTGCCGAATAAGCCGAGAATAGTTCGaaagaaacttttaaaatacattcccaatagcggacgcccgcggctccGTCCATCCTCCGCCCGTCCGGGAGTTTTCTACGTCAATTCAAAAGAATAGTATATCTGCACTAATACTATATAAAGAGGTTTTTAGTAATTTAATCTACGAGTACGAAACCCTACACTGCTCGTggtccgacacgcacttggccggttgtATTTATGTaactataaataatgaatgaaaaTCGCATCAATGTGCAAAAATCTTTGCAACTTTAATcaaattacataattacatatatttaatATGTAGATTAAGAATAGAATTGCCATTTACCATTCTTGTACCTGTAATAACTTTCGTTACgtaattatattaaaaggtGAGGAGTTAAATATTTCCTTggcaattacaataattatttaagcCTTGATCTCCCCGTGACTTGTTGAAGTCaccatataattaattaatcgctagttactaataaggttcattttatttatacctagcTGTTGCCTGCGACTTCTCACTTCGACCACGTGGATATCTCAGACTCTTTTAACTATAAAGAACAGTCTTTGGAGGTTTGCTTGGATCTTTAAAAAATAGACATTCTAGTAGGGATGTGATGCTAAATTtgtagttactaaagcgtcatggagaccgattacatttggtatctagattaaatgataggaagaaaaaatggttttgtttttcgcttttagccacaaaattttagcgattaattaagagattatttccttcataataagtaaaaaattaatcgcgctcgtaactcgagaactaGAGTGTTAgggatttattttgtaacattgGGACCAtcccattccattacattacgctcaaatcgttagattttcgaaatgcacaccttttagtaaTTAACTAATCTACTATATtcttatctgacgtgctggatgagtatttctgaagttagtttttttttttgccctaaacgtacccaccataTTAAGGATCTAAGGGCTCATTGTGGTGGAGATACTCGACAACGTGcaagataaacataagggactttCCTTATATTTCtttgccgcgctcgagtaactgtaAAAATCTCCTCTTCGACTCCTCTACCTTCACCTAAATTACCATTACCTATACCATCGCGGACTTTTATGTAAATCTGTAAAAGAGAAATATCCCACCATAATATTGCATGACTTTTATTTCAAACAATTCACATTAAAGTTTGACAAAtgaagcttcaatagctcaatggtatgGTGGCTCAGTGGTTGGGGCTGGACTCATCACAGAGAGTTTCGGTTCAATCCCCTAGacttgtcatacccactcctaacatagtcTTTACTGGCTTTTTGGACGGAAATCCCGTATTCTGTGGGACCGTCCCGTTATGCTAGATGTAATGCCGCAttgaaataattagtaaaatagtcCCGTAAAACGTTGAATGTGTCCCGCATGTCCCGCATTTTGTACCACACGACACACACGTCAACATCCACACGCGCGCCCGAACAATAGCGCTGCATCTATTCGCGTTGCGCGCTGCAAGCGTATCGCGCGTGATTTcgttctctctttctctcttttCTCTCTACAGAACACATGAGGTGCAAGAGCGGGAGAGGCGCGCGCGTGAGTTAttaaatttatgtaattttggtAGGCGACTAAACTtcactccccccccccccccccccaaagtTACAAAAAGTCCCGCATTCAATTTTCAGAAAGTTGCTACTTTTACATGTAGGTACTGAAACTTTCTGTATCTGTTGGTGAAATTTTACTTTTCGAGTTTCTCATAATcttgaacagacagacagacacgatAAAGGATATTGTTTCAACACACAAATTAATAGACACGATCCATAAACGCAACACAACCACAATACagttcattaaataataaaaaaatcataagtaaataataataacttgacTTAAATTAAGCAAATAACTTTAAATCTAACCAGATTTCTTTCATGTGAAATTGGAAAGGGTATTTCCGTTATTTATAACCTTCGTTCTGATCTCTCAAGAGGATAGGATCCCAGTTTCAGCATAATAGTGAAGTTTTTACACGCACAACTCTGCTTCCTACAAACTCTTAACCTCCTAAAATGACCTAACACTTAGTGTTACTCTCGTCCCACCTGACGTTTGTCCGGTTGTGTTGCAGGGGATCTGGgattaactttgttattttgtaGAATATGTATGTTATGTGGACTAACAAATACTTACAAACACAATTGCGTGTAACATTACCACACCAAAAATgcattcttaaaatatttagaatacAGTGTGTTTTTACCTTTTGTGTGTTGTTACAGTTGATACCTATTTatcaaaaaactgttttttataaacatacttTTCAGAAGCTTCTTCTGTTAACCATATAAATTTGGCTGCCTGTACCCACATTACCTACTACAAGAACCAAGGCCAAACCTTCTGAAAATAGACTATATCTACTTACTAACTGAAAACAAATgccaaaagaaatatattgaatgtaagagacagtttattataaaagacAATATTTGAGTCATTAAAATAACCAGTAGTTTATCAGTAGACTACTCAAGTTGGTGAGTAACAGtatataaatcaaatattgcATAATCATGCTGAATAACAATGTTTGTGGAGCACCCTGATAAGTGGTATCCAATGAATAGTAAGAATAGGACAGCGGCACAATAGGCTTATGACTGGTCAGCACAGAAATGGCTGGCTCAGCATAGACAACTAACATGGTTACCTTAtgcctataattattattataaatgaaaattgcagtgcattgctctactgggactgatacagaaggcagtaattCTCGAGACGTGAGGACTGAGGTAGTGTGACTACCAGAGTGAGGTACCTCCATAAATACATGctgtattgtgaggaggtacctcactctggaaccctgaccacctgttgcttggacactcaatcAGCATTGGGAGGATTAAattagatcactatgtcagtcagtcggTCACCTTCGAGTAAtagaaatttatatgaaataaaaaaaactaatcctAACCAAAAGTTATCACCAATAAGCTTATGATATACAACAACAACATATTTTGAGACAACAGAAAAAATTCTCTCTCTTCTGTATCATCACAATGAAAGTAAATTTTCTAGTTATTTCAGGATGGGTATCAAGTCTACTTACCagccaaaatataaaatactgagcATTGATGTCAATGGATTTTATCTAGTGTAAGGATTTATACATAACACACATTGTAGAAAATGGCAAATTTCTTCACTAATACAAcataactaagcctaatttaaataaatgagtttCGACTTCAACTTTgactttatatataaatatatatgagtCCTAAGGGTTCAGCAGTGCATTTTTAGATCTCTAAAGGGCACATCAGTGATCCTGAGGCAATTTAGAAAACATATAATCTTAAACTGACCTGACCTTGGGATAGACCacatcctgggttcgattctggCCTCTGTTTTATTACAAGGTATTTCCATATGTATGAAAGAGGAGGTTTTAGTTTAATTGCATGTGTGGTTCAATAAATATGAATCTCACCTATATACATGACAACAGTCCACACAAGCACAACCCTCCTACCGACTGCGCCGTCGATGTTCCAGAACCAGAACGGTATGAACGTCGCGTAAAATATCTCGTCGCCCAATGCAGTTCCCAGCACGAACAGATAGTACCAGAACCTGTTGCTGATCAGGCACACCACCTCCTCCGGGCTCTCCGCTGAGCTGTCCGTCTCGTAGGAAGATTGCGAAGTACCGGAACTGTCGCTAGGGATCCTCTTGTGCTGTTTGATGTCGTAATCTTCCCGGTCGTGTCTAtccgaatatataattttagTCTCTTCATTCTGGCTCGCCTTTTTGTATATTACACCGAAAAAATTCTGCACTTTGACCACTAGCAGGGgatcttttaaatattctattatattatcccACATCTTTATACATTAATAGCAACAAATCATATGACTAAAATTCTTCAcaatgtttacttttttttagtcATAATAATATCGGATAATCTGCTGTACTTAGTGTAATGAAATAATTCacattacaaattatattttattatccttGTACACCATGTGAATATCAAATACTTAGCAAAAATATCaacttgaatttaatttaaatgttgacttcatttatttctatttccttgaacaatgacaatgacaattgacaaGCTGACAACTGACAAAAAACTTCAAGACTGTGGTCATCTGTCAGTGTCATAGACTAAGAAGTAAA harbors:
- the LOC112043669 gene encoding sphingosine-1-phosphate phosphatase 2, whose amino-acid sequence is MWDNIIEYLKDPLLVVKVQNFFGVIYKKASQNEETKIIYSDRHDREDYDIKQHKRIPSDSSGTSQSSYETDSSAESPEEVVCLISNRFWYYLFVLGTALGDEIFYATFIPFWFWNIDGAVGRRVVLVWTVVMYIGQGFKDIIRWPRPGFPVQKLQQKWAIEYGMPSTHAMVGVSIPFSVLLYTMDRYQYPAHWGALLAVAWCALICLSRVYLGMHSVLDIAAGLLLSSLLLVVLIPAVDRLDSFLLTSQLSPLLVLASSVLVIVYHPQSDKWTPTRGDTTMIVSVCAGILTGAWTNYQLGNMVASSADPPYEIIWPSVEMFGTSLLRTILGFCGVLATRAIAKSVSYAFVCALLGRDKNELRNSANSLDNKNKIIVECSYKYFTYGLIGFNTTYVFPNVFELLLINRPTYYTEI